From Plodia interpunctella isolate USDA-ARS_2022_Savannah chromosome 18, ilPloInte3.2, whole genome shotgun sequence, a single genomic window includes:
- the Dh44-R2 gene encoding diuretic hormone receptor isoform X1 yields MTTYILSACSWILNLALQNWSEEAQQDQTSCMILVICMHYFYLTNFFWMLVEGLYLYMLVVETFTAENIKLKVYTTIGWGAPAIFITIWTISRCFVTIVPSTGPDGLALSSETKMCTWMHEHQVDWIHKAPALAGLALNLFFLIRIMWVLITKLREANTLETEQYRKATKALLVLIPLLGITNLLVLCGPSDDSWFAHAFDYTRALMLSTQGFTVALFYCFMNTEVRHAIMYHVERWKTGRTIGGGRRRGASYSKDWSPRSRTESIRLYSHPSKRESAASETTTTTLLVPRTSLALHYDGRHLHADYLTSGSASGDQSPV; encoded by the exons ATGACAACGTATATATTATCGGCATGCAGttggattttaaatttagcttTACAA AATTGGTCGGAAGAAGCGCAGCAGGACCAAACTTCGTGTATGATACTAGTAATATGCATGCACTACTTTTATCTTACGAACTTTTTCTGGATGTTAGTTGAGG GTTTATATCTTTACATGTTAGTTGTAGAAACGTTCACGGCTGAAAACATCAAGTTAAAAGTGTACACCACAATTGGCTGGG GTGCCCCGGCAATTTTCATCACAATTTGGACCATATCCAGATGTTTCGTCACCATCGTGCCATCCACGGGACCTGATGGG CTGGCGCTATCAAGTGAAACGAAAATGTGTACTTGGATGCACGAGCACCAAGTAGACTGGATCCACAAGGCGCCAGCTTTGGCCGGGCTGGCCCTTAACCTTTTCTTCCTCATCAGGATAATGTGG GTTCTAATAACAAAGCTTCGAGAAGCGAACACTCTAGAAACCGAGCAATACAGGAAGGCTACGAAGGCACTGCTGGTGCTGATCCCACTTCTGGGCATCACGAACCTGCTGGTGCTCTGCGGGCCCAGTGACGACTCGTGGTTTGCCCACGCGTTTGACTACACTCGGGCGCTGATGTTGTCCACACAG GGTTTCACAGTAGCCCTATTTTACTGCTTCATGAACACGGAGGTGCGGCACGCGATCATGTACCACGTGGAGCGGTGGAAGACGGGGCGGACCATCGGCGGGGGGCGGCGGAGGGGCGCCTCCTACTCCAAAGACTGGTCGCCCAGGTCCAGGACTGAGAGCATACG GTTGTACAGCCACCCATCCAAGAGGGAGTCGGCCGCCTCGGAGACGACAACCACGACCCTTCTGGTGCCTCGGACATCGCTTGCACTACACTATGACGGCAGGCATCTGCATGct GATTACTTAACAAGTGGAAGCGCGAGCGGAGACCAGTCGCCAGTGTGA
- the Dh44-R2 gene encoding diuretic hormone receptor isoform X2 has product MTTYILSACSWILNLALQNWSEEAQQDQTSCMILVICMHYFYLTNFFWMLVEGLYLYMLVVETFTAENIKLKVYTTIGWGAPAIFITIWTISRCFVTIVPSTGPDGLALSSETKMCTWMHEHQVDWIHKAPALAGLALNLFFLIRIMWVLITKLREANTLETEQYRKATKALLVLIPLLGITNLLVLCGPSDDSWFAHAFDYTRALMLSTQGFTVALFYCFMNTEVRHAIMYHVERWKTGRTIGGGRRRGASYSKDWSPRSRTESIRHPSKRESAASETTTTTLLVPRTSLALHYDGRHLHADYLTSGSASGDQSPV; this is encoded by the exons ATGACAACGTATATATTATCGGCATGCAGttggattttaaatttagcttTACAA AATTGGTCGGAAGAAGCGCAGCAGGACCAAACTTCGTGTATGATACTAGTAATATGCATGCACTACTTTTATCTTACGAACTTTTTCTGGATGTTAGTTGAGG GTTTATATCTTTACATGTTAGTTGTAGAAACGTTCACGGCTGAAAACATCAAGTTAAAAGTGTACACCACAATTGGCTGGG GTGCCCCGGCAATTTTCATCACAATTTGGACCATATCCAGATGTTTCGTCACCATCGTGCCATCCACGGGACCTGATGGG CTGGCGCTATCAAGTGAAACGAAAATGTGTACTTGGATGCACGAGCACCAAGTAGACTGGATCCACAAGGCGCCAGCTTTGGCCGGGCTGGCCCTTAACCTTTTCTTCCTCATCAGGATAATGTGG GTTCTAATAACAAAGCTTCGAGAAGCGAACACTCTAGAAACCGAGCAATACAGGAAGGCTACGAAGGCACTGCTGGTGCTGATCCCACTTCTGGGCATCACGAACCTGCTGGTGCTCTGCGGGCCCAGTGACGACTCGTGGTTTGCCCACGCGTTTGACTACACTCGGGCGCTGATGTTGTCCACACAG GGTTTCACAGTAGCCCTATTTTACTGCTTCATGAACACGGAGGTGCGGCACGCGATCATGTACCACGTGGAGCGGTGGAAGACGGGGCGGACCATCGGCGGGGGGCGGCGGAGGGGCGCCTCCTACTCCAAAGACTGGTCGCCCAGGTCCAGGACTGAGAGCATACG CCACCCATCCAAGAGGGAGTCGGCCGCCTCGGAGACGACAACCACGACCCTTCTGGTGCCTCGGACATCGCTTGCACTACACTATGACGGCAGGCATCTGCATGct GATTACTTAACAAGTGGAAGCGCGAGCGGAGACCAGTCGCCAGTGTGA
- the Dh44-R2 gene encoding diuretic hormone receptor isoform X3, which translates to MTTYILSACSWILNLALQNWSEEAQQDQTSCMILVICMHYFYLTNFFWMLVEGLYLYMLVVETFTAENIKLKVYTTIGWGAPAIFITIWTISRCFVTIVPSTGPDGLALSSETKMCTWMHEHQVDWIHKAPALAGLALNLFFLIRIMWVLITKLREANTLETEQYRKATKALLVLIPLLGITNLLVLCGPSDDSWFAHAFDYTRALMLSTQGFTVALFYCFMNTEVRHAIMYHVERWKTGRTIGGGRRRGASYSKDWSPRSRTESIRLTV; encoded by the exons ATGACAACGTATATATTATCGGCATGCAGttggattttaaatttagcttTACAA AATTGGTCGGAAGAAGCGCAGCAGGACCAAACTTCGTGTATGATACTAGTAATATGCATGCACTACTTTTATCTTACGAACTTTTTCTGGATGTTAGTTGAGG GTTTATATCTTTACATGTTAGTTGTAGAAACGTTCACGGCTGAAAACATCAAGTTAAAAGTGTACACCACAATTGGCTGGG GTGCCCCGGCAATTTTCATCACAATTTGGACCATATCCAGATGTTTCGTCACCATCGTGCCATCCACGGGACCTGATGGG CTGGCGCTATCAAGTGAAACGAAAATGTGTACTTGGATGCACGAGCACCAAGTAGACTGGATCCACAAGGCGCCAGCTTTGGCCGGGCTGGCCCTTAACCTTTTCTTCCTCATCAGGATAATGTGG GTTCTAATAACAAAGCTTCGAGAAGCGAACACTCTAGAAACCGAGCAATACAGGAAGGCTACGAAGGCACTGCTGGTGCTGATCCCACTTCTGGGCATCACGAACCTGCTGGTGCTCTGCGGGCCCAGTGACGACTCGTGGTTTGCCCACGCGTTTGACTACACTCGGGCGCTGATGTTGTCCACACAG GGTTTCACAGTAGCCCTATTTTACTGCTTCATGAACACGGAGGTGCGGCACGCGATCATGTACCACGTGGAGCGGTGGAAGACGGGGCGGACCATCGGCGGGGGGCGGCGGAGGGGCGCCTCCTACTCCAAAGACTGGTCGCCCAGGTCCAGGACTGAGAGCATACG GCTCACGGTATGA
- the LOC128677890 gene encoding odorant receptor 10a-like — MNCLSSTCVPLSKYIFMWTSSVQLKEIFDMSRQGLNSIPEETARMKVLKSLEKGHIISCLVIVNQASSHLIYLSLPLLMTIFGNSRYLPTIPGEILGFSGAEESPYFEIAFALIFVATAFSAINQTGYIVLFVTLLSHELGHIYAMTETLNQIQRTMYDDTITKVDKEKSVDENLRFYVKHHQFFMRYHAKIRGLYRIIFGFHFLLMTIVLVTTLQTLNAWNLSNTILTGVTGVLPLFIYCFGGELLFSAEGEMSKAAYSCGWELMEAKQAKIVSFVSALSQRPLYLTAADVFIMNRDTFGRVVQVVYKIYAVFN; from the exons ATGAACTGCCTCAGCTCAACCTGTGTCCCCTTgtctaaatatatctttatgtGGACTTCAAG CGTTCAGTTGAAGGAAATATTCGATATGAGCCGTCAAGGTCTGAACTCTATCCCGGAAGAAACGGCTCGTATGAAAGTTTTGAAATCACTAGAAAAAGGACATATTATATCTTGTCTTGTGATCGTCAACCAGGCATCTTCTCACTTGATCTACCTTAGTCTACCCCTATTGATGACGATTTTTGGAAACAGCAGGTATTTGCCAACGATACCTGGCGAAATTTTAG GATTTAGCGGTGCAGAAGAGAGTCCATACTTCGAAATAGCATTTGCATTAATATTCGTGGCGACGGCATTTTCTGCCATCAATCAAACCGGATATATCGTGTTGTTCGTCACCCTATTATCTCACGAGCTCGGCCACATCTACGCAATGACAGAAACCCTCAATCAAATTCAGAGGACAATGTACGACGATACAATAACTAAAgtagataaagaaaaatcaGTAGACGAAAATCTTAGATTTTATGTTAAACATCATCAATTTTTCATGCGTTATCACGCGAAAATAAGAGGACTGTACAGGATCATATTTGGATTTCACTTCCTTTTGATGACAATTGTTCTAGTGACAACTCTTCAGACGTTAAATGCATGGAATTTGAGTAATACAATATTGACGGGTGTAACGGGGGTATTACCCTTGTTCATATATTGTTTCGGAGGAGAGCTGTTGTTCAGCGCTGAAGGCGAGATGTCGAAGGCGGCGTACTCGTGCGGCTGGGAGCTGATGGAAGCTAAACAAGCGAAGATCGTAAGCTTCGTGTCGGCTCTGTCGCAGCGGCCGCTGTACCTCACCGCCGCTGATGTTTTCATTATGAATCGAGACACATTCGGCAGAGTCGTACAAGtcgtttacaaaatttacgcagttttcaattaa